CCGTATGCCTTATGCATTACTCATACTGCTTTTTCGACAGGTTATTGAAACCGCTTCAAGTCAATAATGACATACATTTTTGGACAAAATTGTTTTTGATATACAGTGAAATTAACTGTTCATGGTAGTGGACTCAAATGTTCGGTCCCTACTGTATTTCATTTCAGAAGTACATTCAGTTATATCTGAGTACTACAGTAATAAACCCAAAGATAAATCAGTTTTTAATTGGATAATATCTTTTCTTTCAGAGAGGAGGGAAGGACGGCAGAGGTTCTAAAACGGAACGAGTGCTTTGTGAACGCTGCATCAGCTGACCTCACCCACCAACGATCATGTTATCCATCTTGGCTGCGGGCTCTGTGTTTTTCCCAGGGCTCTTCCTCTTGTCCAAGCAGTGTCTGAAACGGCTCCCTGGTCTGAGATGGAGCGAGGGGGATGCAGTCATGGTGTCAGCCAGGTAAAGTACACAGTTCTGCTTTAGAAAGGGCAGTGAATCTAGGGATTTTGGTTTTCATTCATAGAGCAATGCAGAATTGTACAGGTTAGGgaaaatttataattataacattatatataacatCATTATAACACACTGACATGTACAAAACATACACCAGGTTGGTGTCATCCGTCCAAGCAGTGATGGCCTCCTCAGCTGGTTACATCATCTCAACTTCCTGTGATGACATCATCGAGGATCAGTAAGTTGTTATTTAATGGAGTTGGAAATTGATCTTTATCAAatcttaaaaatgatttttaaaaaatagcacttgGTATTCCCCTTTCTGCAGATAATGTTACTCTGTGTTTACTAATACATATAATGTAATTCAGCATATTAGCAGGATAAATGAATTTTCTAGATAATTCATGGATTTTTGTGTCATGCCAGATATGTAAGAATATAATTAGATAAATGTGAGGCTAAGCCATGTGATTTGATGCCCCCAAGTCCCAATGCAACTAGTGCTAGTTTGGGGAATCATTTTTATGCAGTGATGTTTATGGGGTCATGTATGATATTAGGTCACGCATATTTATTTTGAGGAAACTAGTTACTGAGAATAGCACAAGTTAAACAGCTCATAGCATGTTTAACAAAAAAGGAAGAACGCCAACTGATTGTCAACTATGATGGTGATTTTATATCAACAggattttatatgttttgtcAAAATTCCAGATCAACTTGTTTAATACTCTAGTACAAAAATGAAGCCTTTCTCGTTATCCATCTGTTTAAAGCAGTGGGTCTTTAGcaatgtggtttaaaaaatattatcttTCAGGCACTGGCTGACCACCTCCTACATCCTGTTCGCCGTGCCCTACTTCGTGTACGATATATATGCCATGTTCCTGTGCCACTGGCACAAGCttcaggtcaaaggtcacgaGGTGGATAATGGGCCCAAGTCCAAGTCTGTGGCCCTGAGCAGCTACCTCCGCAGAGAGTTCCTCATGGTCTTACATCATGTTGTCATGGTCACCGTGTGCTTCCCCATCTCCGTGGTAACTGTCaccatgcatgtttttgtttgtgtagttATCTGGAAGAAGAAAATCTAGGGCCTCATTTTTTGACCTAGATAAATCCAGCATTAGATCAGAAAGCAGTCCTGGGTTTTCTCCTCATCAGGAGTTATTTTTAAGTAAACATGGGTTCACAACTGtacattttatcacatttttaaaaacaagataAATGGTTTCTATCCAGACTAATGATCCTATATGATTCCACTGACCTTTTGGTGTGCTGTACATTTAGGCCCATGggtctcaaagtggggtcccaGGGGTCTGTGAAACATAGgggatttttaattttcttgcaATGGTGAAAATCACAACCTACCATTATCAGAgttattatgatttttattcaGTTCTTATAGTTATGAGCCTATTTTCCTGGTGAATAGAAATTGATGAGATTAATTTAAGCTATTAACTCAATAACAGATATGCCTATAAACAATGTCAACTTGAATCAAatgagttttaataaaaaaatatgttttgtaaGTTTAGAAGTaaaaaggggtccctggctgctaGGCAGCCATTTAgacaatgactttttttttcccagtctaGTTGTTTTCCAGCTGTGAGACATGCAATCATAAGTGTCATTTAAACACTCAGAATCTCTCTAGCATGCCTTAGAGTGATTTCTCATCTTAGATCTTTTGGAGAAGGAATTAGAAATAAGAAAACTAATGATTCTGTAGAAACATGAATCCTTAAGTCACTTTGAAAGGTTTTCTACACTAGAACCCATGCCTTAGCTTTGTCTGGTGAGTTGTTGCTTGTTCATTCTATGTGTTAACAGTGTGatgttgtttttcctttctcaGTTCTGGAGGCAGGGGAAGGGTGATTACTTCCAGGGCGTCATGTTCTTAGCTGAGCTCAGCACTCCCTCCGTCTGCCTAGGCAAAATCCTTATTCAGGTACATTCATTATTGATTTGATGAGTGTTTTCCGGTCCATCCCTCTGGCCTTTTTAATACTTATACATCACTCTCCCCCTAGTCTTAAACAACAATGCATGCAATATTTAGCATGCAGTGAtcacactgtacattaatgcaCATTTATTAATGCCTTTCTGGTTCCTCATGGAGTTTTTTCCTCAGGGTTTTAGGGCAATAGATTTAGGATGTAGtctctggcttactcattaggcATCTATATCTCctgtaaaactttttttgtgaTAATGTCTATAGTTAAATTGATATGAATTTATAGCATGGCCATATTGGACATGATGCAATTAGCTGATGCTAGAAATATTAGGTTTCTGCACAGGTGATTGCTTTAAGAATAAATGGTAAGCCTGGCCTTCCCTAAAATTTTATTAGAATTCAGTAAGGAAATGTTTGTATAGTAAATTTAGAAATGTATCTATAGTATTCATCATTCTTGGAAATGCAACATtttgaaattcaatattttagtgaatcaaaaattaaaaatctcacTGCAGTATTGcgctgtttgttcatttaacgCAAACTGTTTTCAGTGGACAGCGCAGCCTGCATGGAAAGCTCCTTTGAAGCGTGAAAATGCCCTGCCGAGAGAACTCAAATGACAGGCCTTCAATGGGTTCCTATGGCAGATTCAAGTGCATTGTGTCTGGAGCAAATAAGAATGTTcattggacaacaggcttttGATATGTCATTTTTGTCCCACCCAGGCACACGGCTTCActctgagtcagtgtgtgtgtgggcgcgtGGGTTTTGCATAGAAATGAAACATATAAAACAGATGAGCATCACAGATGAACCTTCAcagatgaaacaaataaaacagaatacacAGAGATCTACACTTCAATGAAAGACACCTGTGCTTAAAAACCACCAGCCGCCACTGGGTGTCTGTATGCCTGGGCAAAAGCAAAATAGAACACGTGTCAGTATGCAAGCCCTGACTTGAAAGGCCTAGTGCACTCTCAAGAGATCTTTGAGCTACAGTGCATGCAAAAGGACACATTTGCATGTACTGTGATACAATTTGGGCTAGGAATGGctatttgtttttctatttgttttcttttcttaagtCTAGTCTACTATTTTCCCCCTCAGAGCCTCTCACGGCTCGGTATATCCTCATAAGTAAAGACGAGCTTTAACACTAGATACAATAGCCTCCTTTATAACCCTGCCACCTTTCATGTAGCAGGCACATGGCCAAGAGTCTTTGCCTGTATGTAACATGGCTGAATGTGTGTCCAAATTCTCAAGAGCGTGCAGAGGACACAGTGTTAGATAGATGTGGTGGGTCAGCTGTATGCCACATAAATCATGCTTTGGGGTTATTTCTAGATTTATTCAGGTGTTAGGatgtgctgcatttttttttgagaaatatgaatttaaaatagAGACATGgacaaggacattttttttaaatttacgtttacatttatgACTTATTCTAGGAACATACACTCATcgggccactttattaggaacatcatACGAATACTGGGTAGGACCCCTCTTGGCTCGTAGAGCAGCCtgaattcttcatggcatggattccacaaggtgtcggaaacatttctttgagattctggtctatgttgacatgactgtgtcacataattgctgcagatttgtcagctacACTTTCATACTGCGAATCTACCATGTCCCAAAGGTGTGccattggattcagatctggtgactggggaggccaTTGAAGTACACTGAAGTACACTCAtcgtcatgttcatggaaccagtttgagacactttgtgctttgtgacactttgcggaagtagccattataagataGGTAAATTGTGTCCATAAAGGGATGCATGTGGTCAGTAACAAAGACTGTAGCATTCAAGCGATGCTCTTAATGAGCCCAGTGTgcaccaagaaaacattccccacaccattacaccacctccaccagcctggactgttgacacaagacaGAAtgagtccatggattcatgctgttggcaccaaattctgaccctaccatctgcatgtcacagcagaaattgagattcatcagaccaggctgtccagtttcagtgagtctgtgcccactgtagcctcagattcctgttcttggagaGGAACCctacgtggtcttctgctattatAGTACATCTATCTCAAAGTTTGAcgttttgtgcattttgagatttCGCATTCTGagcaccacggttgtaaagagtggttatttgagttgccgtagccttcctgccagctcaaaccagtctggcatTTCTCTTCAACAAGGTGTTtgtgcctgcagaactgctactcactgaatattttttgcttttcgcaccattctgtgtaagctCTGGACACTCTTGTGTATCAGAATCtcggtttctgaaatatttaaaccagCACAACTGACACCAATAACCATGCCTTGGAAAAAGTCACTGTGATCacattttattctgattttttttctttgttaactcTGCCTCATTACTTCAcaccacttttttatttttatgattgttTTGTTATGATTACCGT
The sequence above is a segment of the Pangasianodon hypophthalmus isolate fPanHyp1 chromosome 12, fPanHyp1.pri, whole genome shotgun sequence genome. Coding sequences within it:
- the tlcd3bb gene encoding ceramide synthase, translating into MLSILAAGSVFFPGLFLLSKQCLKRLPGLRWSEGDAVMVSARLVSSVQAVMASSAGYIISTSCDDIIEDQHWLTTSYILFAVPYFVYDIYAMFLCHWHKLQVKGHEVDNGPKSKSVALSSYLRREFLMVLHHVVMVTVCFPISVFWRQGKGDYFQGVMFLAELSTPSVCLGKILIQYKQQHTLLHKVNGALMLITFFICRVLLFPYLYYVYGRYASIPLYQVPLAVPWQCNLGAALLMAPQLYWFSLICRGALRLFTGRSSRSRSPTSPSKLLPDGHASTSQPANGYSGRVATLDPPTTMIH